AACCTCTTTTATTATATCTACAAATTGCTCTAAATGAGTTTCAGAAACAGTAAAATGTAAATTTGAAACCCCGTTTGAACTTGAGTAATTAGCACATTCATACAAATGTTCTTCTATTGCTGTTGCGCTATGTGTTTCATATTTATGAAATGGAAGAACTCCTTTTGGTTTATTAGAAAAATCAAAATAATCCTCCGATAACATTAATTTTATAAAATAGTAATTTTTTAAATTGCGATGAAGAGAGTCAAAGCTTATAAATTCTTCTTTTAATTTTTTATTTATCTCTTCATAAAAAGCGAGTCTTTCCAACCCTACCACAAAAACAGGTAGCTTACTATTCTTTTTTCTATTTACATAAGCCTTAATACTTTCGTTTTCAACATCAAATTCATTCAAAAAAGTAATCAAAAACTTAAACATTCTACTAGCAGCGCCAGATGCTGGAACAAATTTCTCTAACTTTAATTCCGCCTTATTTGAATCAAAATAAGCGGCTTTCTCTTTAAATTCAATTTCGGATAGTTTTAAGATTCCATTGTATAGGGTTGCAGGCTCTAATAACACCGTTTTTTTAACACCATTTTTAAATATCGACAACTGTTTTCGAATATTCTCTAATGGAATCCCATATTCATAAATCTGTACAAAATCACGGGAGCTCAAACCCATTTCTTTAGCCTTAGCTAAATCATCAATAATAGAAATTGCAGTATTTAATCGAAGATTTTTATCTCCAGACAGTGTTATAAATGGTTTTTTATTTTCTATCAATGCCCTTTTAAAAACCTCAAAAACAGATTTTCTACCTTCTGGCTTGTCCCTCAAATCATCTTTTTCCCACGGCACATCGATATCAGTAAGAAAAAACAAGTCGTATTCATGTTTAAGCGAAGCTTTATCTAGCGAAGGGTCGCAAAAATTATAGTAAACTTCAGAAAAAACTTTTGTCACCATTAAGTTGGTATCACAAAACAAATAATCATTTGCATGAGCAAGAGCATCATTTTCTAATTTAGTTTGGCCATACGCAATGGGTAGCATATCATTAACATCACAAACAAGTTGCTGCTTATCCCATTTTTCTTGCAAATAATCACGCGCAAACTCTGGAACCCACA
The Flavobacterium sp. WC2421 genome window above contains:
- a CDS encoding DUF4301 family protein: MEENLKQKQSAIIKIAMFGPESTGKTTLAKQLAEYYKTLWVPEFARDYLQEKWDKQQLVCDVNDMLPIAYGQTKLENDALAHANDYLFCDTNLMVTKVFSEVYYNFCDPSLDKASLKHEYDLFFLTDIDVPWEKDDLRDKPEGRKSVFEVFKRALIENKKPFITLSGDKNLRLNTAISIIDDLAKAKEMGLSSRDFVQIYEYGIPLENIRKQLSIFKNGVKKTVLLEPATLYNGILKLSEIEFKEKAAYFDSNKAELKLEKFVPASGAASRMFKFLITFLNEFDVENESIKAYVNRKKNSKLPVFVVGLERLAFYEEINKKLKEEFISFDSLHRNLKNYYFIKLMLSEDYFDFSNKPKGVLPFHKYETHSATAIEEHLYECANYSSSNGVSNLHFTVSETHLEQFVDIIKEVKPIVEKKTETSISVNFSFQNKSTDTIAVGLNNKPFRNENGRLVFRPGGHGALIKNLNELDADIVFIKNIDNVTQINHDKISLYKKALAGILIDLQQKIFLYLNAIDTNAFDQELLEETMTFLKEKINMSFSSDFQSLTFENSVKEIRDILNRPIRICGMVKNEGEPGGGPFWTKENNGNVSLQIVESSEVDLSVKAQLKIMENASHFNPVDLVCSLKNYKNEKFDLMNFVDHNRGFIVSKSISGKDIKAYELPGLWNGAMANWLTVFVQVPLITFNPVKTVNDLLNLAHQPQ